A region of Clupea harengus unplaced genomic scaffold, Ch_v2.0.2, whole genome shotgun sequence DNA encodes the following proteins:
- the LOC122132080 gene encoding soluble calcium-activated nucleotidase 1-like, with the protein MPVLAEGFTQPEPKQNEQRGPLRISVGGLPFLGSMSNTLDPRFRIKWRAIVLMGAVLALLLLLYLQLSPGGATGALHNPNWGPHVPIDLGKLYNDTYPLSSPEFTPEGMRYRIAVIADLDTASRQEGQKNTWISYLRRGHLLMSEGAGQPQLSIQWDADRVELQTHLAEKGRAMELSELVVFNGRLYSVDDRTGVVYQIDGNRAVPWVILPDGDGSVSKGFKAEWLAVKDEQLYVGGLGKEWTTTSGEFVNNDPQWVKVVGFNGDVQHQNWVSKYHLLRSAAGIQPPGYLIHESAAWSDTLQRWFYLPRRASNERYEETADESRGTNLLLNCSPDFQNILVSRVGPLEPTHGFSSFKFVPNTDDQIILALKSEEDAGKIATYILAFTLDGQILLPETKIGDVKYEGLEFI; encoded by the exons ATGCCTGTGTTGGCAGAAGGCTTCACGCAGCCGGAGCCGAAGCAGAATGAGCAGCGTGGCCCTCTGCGCATCTCTGTAGGGGGTCTTCCTTTCCTGGGTTCCATGAGCAACACGCTGGACCCCCGTTTTCGCATCAAGTGGCGTGCCATAGTGCTGATGGGCGCAGTGCTggccctcctgctgctgctctacTTGCAGCTATCCCCAGGGGGCGCCACTGGGGCACTGCACAACCCCAACTGGGGTCCACACGTCCCCATCGACTTGGGGAAACTCTACAATGACACGTACCCTTTGTCATCGCCGGAATTCACTCCCGAAGGCATGCGTTACCGCATCGCCGTCATCGCTGACTTAGACACGGCGTCCCGACAAGAGGGGCAGAAGAACACCTGGATCAGCTATCTGCGGCGCGGCCACCTGCTGATGAGCGAGGGGGCGGGCCAGCCGCAACTCAGCATCCAATGGGATGCAGACAGGGTGGAGCTCCAGACGCACCTGGCGGAGAAGGGGCGGGCAATGGAACTGTCGGAGCTGGTCGTGTTCAACGGGAGGCTCTACAGCGTTGATGACCGTACGGGCGTGGTCTACCAAATCGATGGCAACAGGGCTGTACCCTGGGTCATCCTGCCCGATGGGGACGGAAGTGTCTCCAAAG GCTTCAAGGCGGAGTGGCTGGCTGTGAAGGATGAGCAGCTGTATGTTGGGGGTCTAGGGAAGGAGTGGACCACCACCTCAGGAGAATTTGTCAACAATGACCCCCAGTGGGTCAAGGTGGTTGGATTTAATGGTGACGTCCAGCATCAGAACTGGGTTTCCAAGTACCATCTTCTGCGCTCTGCTGCAGGGATCCAGCCTCCAG GTTATCTCATCCATGAGTCTGCAGCGTGGAGTGACACGCTGCAACGCTGGTTTTACTTGCCGCGAAGAGCCAGCAACGAACGCTACGAGGAGACCGCAGACGAGAGCCGCGGCACCAACCTGCTGCTGAACTGTTCTCCGGACTTCCAGAACATTCTGGTCAGCCGCGTGGGCCCGCTCGAGCCGACACACGGCTTCTCCTCATTCAAGTTTGTGCCTAACACCGATGACCAAATCATCCTGGCTCTCAAGTCGGAAGAAGACGCCGGAAAGATAGCGACCTACATCCTGGCCTTCACGCTGGACGGGCAGATCCTGCTGCCTGAGACCAAGATCGGAGATGTCAAGTACGAGGGGCTAGAGTTCATCTAA